The following are encoded together in the Deltaproteobacteria bacterium genome:
- a CDS encoding cyclohexa-1,5-dienecarbonyl-CoA hydratase encodes MGASPLNVELEKDGALLRLRLSRPKANIVDAAMIAALRSALREHLPGARLRAVLLEAEGPHFSFGASVEEHLPGSCAAMLHELHALLLTLVASPVPVLVAIRGQCLGGGLEVAAAGHLIFAAPGATLGQPEIKLAVFAPAASCLLPERIGPSRAEDLLFSGRSIGAEEAHRIGLVNALADDPTAAAIAYFEEHYAPRSASSLRFAVRAARAGVVERIRTKLAEVERLYLEELMATHDAVEGLTAFIAKRPAVWWEDR; translated from the coding sequence ATGGGCGCCTCCCCCCTCAATGTGGAACTGGAAAAGGACGGCGCCCTGCTGCGCCTACGCCTCTCCCGGCCCAAGGCGAACATCGTCGACGCCGCCATGATCGCGGCGCTGCGGTCGGCCCTCCGCGAACACCTGCCGGGGGCGCGGCTGCGCGCCGTCCTTCTGGAGGCCGAGGGGCCGCACTTCAGCTTCGGCGCCAGCGTGGAAGAGCACCTGCCGGGGTCGTGCGCCGCGATGCTCCACGAACTGCACGCGCTTCTCCTTACGCTCGTCGCGAGCCCGGTTCCCGTTCTGGTGGCGATCCGCGGCCAGTGCCTGGGCGGCGGCCTCGAGGTGGCGGCCGCCGGCCACCTGATCTTCGCCGCTCCCGGCGCGACGCTCGGACAGCCCGAGATCAAGCTGGCGGTGTTCGCCCCCGCGGCCTCCTGCCTGCTCCCGGAGCGGATCGGTCCGTCCCGCGCGGAGGATCTCCTCTTTTCGGGGCGCAGCATCGGGGCGGAGGAAGCGCACCGGATCGGCCTCGTGAACGCGCTGGCCGACGATCCGACTGCGGCCGCCATCGCGTATTTCGAGGAGCACTACGCCCCGCGAAGCGCCAGCTCCCTCCGGTTCGCCGTGCGCGCCGCCCGCGCCGGCGTCGTGGAGCGGATCCGGACGAAGCTCGCCGAAGTCGAACGACTGTACCTCGAGGAGTTGATGGCCACCCACGACGCCGTGGAGGGGTTGACGGCCTTCATCGCCAAGCGCCCCGCGGTGTGGTGGGAAGACCGTTGA
- the had gene encoding 6-hydroxycyclohex-1-ene-1-carbonyl-CoA dehydrogenase translates to MANAPHRWWMTAPGEPMVKADFDPFPPSAGEVVVEVAGCGVCHTDLGFYYDGVRVKSPLPLTLGHEISGRVVAAGAGAETWRGKAVIVPAVIPCGECELCASGHGTICRRQQMPGNDIQGGFASHVRVPARGLCLVDEKRLAATGLTLPDVSVVADAVTTPYQAVVQAEVKPGDFAVVVGVGGVGGYAVQIARAFGATVVALDVDPQKLDAMAANGAALTVNVREVQGRDLKKAIQEFAKKNGCPDTRWKIFECSGTKAGQDTAFGLLNHGATLSVVGFTMDKVELRLSNLMAFHARALGNWGCLTELYPAAFDLVLDGKIALAPFVERHPLDDINAVFAAAHAHKLTRRAILVPGR, encoded by the coding sequence TTGGCCAACGCACCGCATCGCTGGTGGATGACCGCTCCGGGGGAGCCGATGGTGAAGGCCGACTTCGACCCGTTTCCGCCGTCCGCGGGCGAGGTGGTGGTCGAGGTGGCCGGTTGCGGGGTTTGTCACACGGACCTCGGCTTCTACTATGACGGCGTGCGGGTGAAGTCCCCCCTTCCGTTGACGCTCGGTCACGAAATCAGCGGCAGAGTGGTGGCCGCCGGGGCGGGGGCGGAAACGTGGCGGGGGAAAGCGGTGATCGTCCCCGCGGTCATCCCTTGCGGCGAATGCGAGCTGTGCGCCTCGGGACACGGCACCATCTGCCGCCGGCAGCAGATGCCGGGAAACGATATCCAGGGGGGCTTCGCCTCCCACGTCCGCGTCCCGGCGCGCGGACTGTGCCTCGTGGACGAGAAGCGGCTCGCGGCGACCGGCCTTACGCTTCCCGATGTCTCCGTGGTGGCCGACGCCGTGACGACCCCGTACCAGGCGGTGGTGCAGGCGGAGGTCAAGCCCGGCGATTTCGCCGTCGTGGTCGGGGTCGGCGGAGTCGGCGGATACGCCGTCCAGATCGCACGCGCCTTCGGGGCGACCGTCGTGGCGCTCGATGTGGACCCGCAGAAACTCGACGCCATGGCCGCGAACGGCGCCGCGTTGACCGTCAACGTCCGCGAGGTCCAGGGCCGCGACCTCAAGAAGGCGATCCAGGAATTCGCGAAGAAGAACGGCTGCCCCGACACCCGGTGGAAGATCTTCGAGTGCTCCGGGACCAAAGCCGGGCAGGACACCGCCTTCGGACTGCTCAACCACGGGGCGACGTTGTCGGTCGTCGGCTTCACCATGGACAAGGTGGAGCTGCGCCTCTCGAACCTGATGGCGTTCCACGCCCGGGCGCTTGGGAACTGGGGATGCCTTACCGAGCTCTACCCCGCGGCCTTCGATCTCGTGCTCGATGGGAAGATCGCCCTGGCCCCCTTCGTCGAACGCCATCCGCTGGACGACATCAACGCGGTCTTCGCCGCCGCCCACGCGCACAAGCTGACCCGGCGCGCGATCCTCGTCCCCGGGAGATGA
- a CDS encoding indolepyruvate oxidoreductase subunit beta: MSVTKGDVFLAGVGGQGTLLASEVLCDAFLLSGFDVKKSEVHGMAQRGGSVTTHLRFGPIVFSPLIEPGKADLLIAFEKIEALRFAHYLRPGGAMVVNAQEIFPPSVATGQERYPQDAAERLRAVTDRLYMVDALSAALSMREVRAVNIVLVGAASHFLPLPEAAYEEALKARLPSMIVAVNVQAFRAGRALLQPLTDKKH; the protein is encoded by the coding sequence ATGAGCGTCACGAAGGGTGACGTTTTCCTCGCCGGCGTCGGGGGGCAGGGGACCCTGCTCGCCTCCGAGGTTTTGTGCGATGCGTTCCTCCTGTCCGGGTTCGACGTGAAAAAAAGCGAGGTCCACGGGATGGCGCAACGCGGGGGATCGGTGACGACTCACCTGCGCTTCGGCCCGATCGTCTTCTCGCCGCTCATCGAGCCGGGGAAGGCGGACCTTCTGATCGCCTTCGAGAAGATCGAGGCGCTCCGGTTCGCCCATTACCTGCGGCCCGGCGGGGCGATGGTGGTAAACGCCCAGGAGATCTTCCCGCCGTCGGTGGCCACCGGGCAGGAGCGGTACCCGCAGGACGCCGCGGAGCGCCTGCGGGCCGTCACGGACCGGCTCTACATGGTCGACGCCCTCTCCGCCGCGTTGTCGATGCGCGAGGTGCGGGCGGTCAACATTGTGCTGGTGGGGGCCGCCTCCCACTTCCTGCCGCTTCCCGAAGCCGCCTACGAGGAGGCGCTGAAGGCCCGTCTGCCTTCGATGATCGTCGCCGTGAACGTGCAGGCGTTCCGCGCCGGGCGAGCGCTGCTGCAGCCGTTGACAGATAAAAAGCATTGA
- the iorA gene encoding indolepyruvate ferredoxin oxidoreductase subunit alpha, with the protein MSVLVKKEEIRLLSGNEAIARGAFEAGVKVASAYPGTPSTEILENFVRYEGVYAEWAPNEKVAVEVAIGASMGGVRALATMKHVGVNVAADPIFTASYTGVRGGLVIVTADDPELHSSQNEQDNRHYAVAAKIPMLEPSDSFEAKEFTRLAFELSEKYDTPVFLRTTTRISHAKGVVRLDEPGGPAFPPGFTPDPAKWVMLPLNAKRRHVIVEERTKALREFAETWDGNRIEWGDRSLGIITSGVSYQYVKEAFPDASVLKIGLAWPLPERLFREFAAGVSRVVVVEELDPHLETHVKALGIPAQGKELIPIVGELDPRIVRQAITGEAIPVRAPEPVPPRPPNLCPGCPHRGLFFALKKLKVTVTGDIGCSTLAALPPLGAMDSCICMGASIGNAHGMEKALGPDGAGKVVAVIGDSTFLHSGVTGLMNVVYNRGVSTVILLDNDITAMTGAQQNPATGKTLHGEPTRRTDLPALCRALGVEHVYTVNPHDMKQTEAVLRREVARPEPSVIITKAPCALLPYHRRQKRPVYEVIADLCTGCKACSRLGCPAIEWVPFTPEEAVAAGKKATQKGRARISPLLCDGCNQCPPLCKFQAILEKKS; encoded by the coding sequence GTGTCCGTCCTCGTGAAGAAGGAAGAGATCCGGCTGCTCTCCGGGAACGAAGCGATCGCGCGCGGCGCCTTCGAGGCGGGGGTGAAGGTCGCCTCCGCGTACCCCGGGACGCCCAGCACGGAGATCCTCGAAAATTTCGTGCGCTACGAAGGGGTCTACGCGGAGTGGGCTCCCAACGAGAAAGTCGCCGTCGAGGTGGCGATCGGCGCCTCGATGGGCGGCGTGCGCGCACTGGCGACGATGAAGCACGTCGGTGTGAACGTGGCGGCCGACCCGATCTTCACCGCCTCCTACACCGGGGTCCGCGGGGGCCTCGTGATCGTCACGGCGGACGATCCGGAACTGCACTCCTCCCAGAACGAGCAGGACAACCGGCACTACGCGGTCGCGGCGAAGATCCCCATGCTCGAGCCGTCGGACTCCTTCGAGGCGAAGGAGTTCACGCGCCTGGCCTTCGAACTTTCCGAGAAGTACGACACCCCCGTCTTCCTGCGCACGACCACCCGGATCTCCCACGCCAAGGGAGTCGTCCGCCTCGACGAGCCGGGCGGCCCCGCGTTCCCGCCGGGGTTCACCCCCGATCCGGCGAAGTGGGTGATGCTCCCGCTGAACGCGAAGCGCCGCCACGTCATCGTCGAGGAGCGGACGAAGGCGTTGCGGGAGTTCGCCGAGACGTGGGACGGGAACCGGATCGAATGGGGGGATCGCTCGCTCGGGATCATCACCTCCGGCGTCTCCTACCAGTACGTGAAGGAGGCGTTTCCCGACGCGTCGGTCCTGAAGATCGGCCTCGCGTGGCCGCTTCCCGAGCGGCTCTTCCGGGAATTCGCCGCAGGAGTCTCCCGCGTGGTGGTGGTCGAGGAGCTCGACCCGCATCTCGAGACACACGTGAAGGCGCTGGGGATTCCCGCGCAGGGGAAGGAACTCATTCCGATCGTCGGGGAGCTCGATCCGCGGATCGTCCGACAGGCGATCACCGGGGAGGCGATCCCCGTGCGCGCCCCCGAACCGGTTCCCCCCCGGCCGCCGAACCTTTGTCCCGGATGCCCCCACCGGGGGCTCTTCTTCGCGCTGAAAAAGCTCAAGGTGACGGTGACGGGGGACATCGGCTGCTCCACCCTGGCCGCCTTGCCGCCGCTGGGGGCGATGGACAGCTGCATCTGCATGGGCGCCTCGATCGGGAACGCCCACGGGATGGAGAAGGCGCTGGGGCCGGACGGCGCCGGGAAGGTCGTCGCCGTCATCGGCGACTCCACGTTCCTCCACTCCGGCGTCACCGGGCTCATGAACGTCGTCTACAACCGCGGCGTCTCCACGGTGATCCTGCTCGACAACGACATCACCGCGATGACGGGCGCGCAGCAGAACCCGGCCACGGGGAAGACGCTCCACGGAGAGCCGACCCGGCGGACGGACCTTCCGGCGCTTTGCCGCGCGCTCGGCGTGGAGCACGTCTACACGGTGAACCCGCACGACATGAAGCAGACGGAAGCGGTGCTGCGGCGGGAAGTGGCGCGCCCCGAGCCGTCGGTGATCATCACCAAGGCGCCGTGCGCCCTGCTTCCGTACCATCGCCGGCAAAAACGCCCGGTGTACGAGGTGATCGCGGATCTGTGCACGGGGTGCAAGGCGTGCTCCCGGCTCGGGTGCCCGGCGATCGAGTGGGTCCCCTTCACCCCCGAAGAGGCGGTCGCAGCGGGGAAAAAGGCGACGCAGAAGGGAAGGGCGCGGATCAGCCCGCTGCTGTGCGACGGGTGCAACCAGTGCCCGCCGCTGTGCAAGTTCCAGGCGATTCTGGAGAAAAAATCATGA